In Pedobacter sp. WC2423, the following are encoded in one genomic region:
- a CDS encoding ring-cleaving dioxygenase, whose translation MENTILGLHHITAIAGNAQQNFNFYTKILGLRMVKKTVNFDDPETYHLYYGDESGSAGTILTFFPWEGISQGVEGVGMATEIGYSVPEGSLGFWQKRFKEHHIQAGEILERFGEQVLPFKDPDGLSLSLIIPKSADSRISWETEEVKKENATRGFHSTTLSLQKIDETAGVLTDIFGYRLLAQEGNRYRFITDTVDTASIVDLLEIPDGKRGKNAAGTNHHVAFRVKNEEVQLELREKILSKNLQITQKIDRDYFFSLYFREPGGVLFEIATENPGFTIDEPLSELGTHLMLPEQHAHLRSDLEKILPELS comes from the coding sequence CAAAATATTAGGTCTGAGAATGGTTAAAAAGACTGTTAATTTCGATGACCCGGAAACCTATCATTTATATTATGGTGATGAAAGTGGCTCTGCCGGAACCATACTTACATTTTTCCCCTGGGAAGGAATAAGTCAGGGCGTTGAAGGTGTAGGAATGGCTACTGAGATTGGTTATTCGGTACCCGAAGGCAGCCTGGGTTTCTGGCAGAAAAGGTTTAAAGAACACCATATACAAGCAGGCGAAATCCTGGAACGCTTTGGAGAACAGGTGCTTCCATTTAAAGATCCTGACGGCCTCTCTTTAAGTCTTATTATTCCAAAGTCTGCGGATTCCAGAATCTCATGGGAAACGGAAGAAGTCAAAAAAGAAAATGCAACCAGGGGATTTCATAGTACGACATTGAGTCTGCAGAAAATTGATGAAACAGCAGGAGTCCTTACCGATATATTTGGTTACAGGCTGCTGGCTCAGGAGGGAAATCGTTACAGGTTTATCACAGATACCGTAGATACCGCATCAATTGTGGATCTTCTGGAAATTCCTGATGGTAAGAGAGGAAAAAATGCTGCGGGAACTAATCACCATGTTGCCTTTCGGGTAAAGAATGAAGAGGTTCAACTGGAGCTCAGAGAAAAGATTCTCAGTAAAAACCTACAGATTACCCAGAAGATTGACCGGGACTATTTTTTCTCTCTTTATTTCCGGGAACCAGGTGGTGTGCTTTTTGAAATCGCTACCGAAAATCCTGGTTTTACTATCGATGAGCCACTCAGTGAGCTGGGTACACATTTAATGCTACCAGAACAGCACGCACATCTTAGAAGTGATCTGGAGAAAATCCTCCCTGAATTAAGCTAG
- a CDS encoding alpha/beta hydrolase has translation MQNIFTAGKNLSQADKVLIMIHGRGGSAEDILSLASELHVADFALLAPQAQGNSWYPASFLSPRQENEPFLSSSLNVIKETVADLETKGFSRSQIYLLGFSQGACLALEFAASDAKRYGGVVAFTGGVIGEHLDHRNYHGDFEGTPVFLGSSNPDFHVPVERVNDTAALFEEMGANVTEIIYENMGHTISESEITQVNKLIFKK, from the coding sequence ATGCAAAATATATTTACTGCTGGCAAGAATTTAAGCCAGGCCGATAAAGTACTGATTATGATACATGGACGTGGAGGATCTGCTGAAGATATTCTTTCTTTGGCGTCAGAGCTGCATGTTGCCGATTTTGCGCTACTGGCGCCACAGGCTCAGGGAAACAGCTGGTACCCTGCATCATTTCTTTCGCCAAGACAGGAGAACGAACCTTTTCTTTCTTCTTCATTAAATGTTATTAAAGAAACAGTCGCAGATCTGGAAACTAAAGGTTTTTCAAGGTCTCAAATTTATCTTCTTGGTTTTTCACAAGGCGCATGTCTTGCACTTGAATTTGCTGCTTCTGATGCAAAAAGATATGGAGGGGTAGTTGCTTTTACCGGTGGTGTAATCGGGGAGCATCTTGACCACAGGAATTACCATGGTGATTTTGAGGGTACACCTGTATTTTTAGGGAGTAGTAATCCTGATTTTCATGTACCTGTTGAAAGAGTAAACGATACTGCCGCTCTTTTTGAAGAGATGGGAGCAAATGTTACGGAGATCATTTACGAAAATATGGGGCACACGATAAGTGAATCTGAAATAACGCAGGTTAATAAGTTGATTTTCAAAAAATAG